From a region of the Helicobacter hepaticus ATCC 51449 genome:
- a CDS encoding DUF5408 family protein, which yields MREEESQKIAKRAVKIALFCVFITLLLSLINIYILINQISATAAMSKEIKVLQEKIGIKREIP from the coding sequence ATGAGGGAAGAAGAATCGCAAAAAATTGCAAAAAGAGCTGTAAAAATCGCTTTGTTCTGTGTATTTATTACTTTGCTTTTAAGCCTTATTAATATCTATATACTGATTAACCAAATCAGTGCCACAGCAGCAATGAGCAAGGAAATCAAAGTGTTGCAGGAAAAAATAGGCATAAAAAGAGAAATACCTTAA
- a CDS encoding metal ABC transporter permease — translation MADLFSYQFVWIALFVSFLVSVCSGIIGSMIVANKNVFVAGGVAHSAFGGVGLALFCGFSTMLGAMLFSILMALFLAYAFLYQRQRLDAYVGAGWALGMAIGVILIDLSPGYNNDISSYLFGSLLAVSKDEMLAMAIFDIIIIAFVRLYYYEILSLFYDSEFCTLRDMNVRVWTSIIFVLIAMGVVISMSVAGLILVLAILSIPAYIANLFSHSLKMMMIISWLLSLIFMWAGFFIAYWCNISIGACIVVLLALGMFVAIITNKFMRRIL, via the coding sequence ATGGCTGATTTATTTTCATATCAATTTGTATGGATTGCGCTTTTTGTCTCATTTTTGGTAAGTGTGTGCAGCGGCATCATTGGTTCAATGATTGTAGCAAATAAAAATGTCTTTGTTGCTGGAGGAGTAGCTCATAGCGCTTTTGGTGGTGTGGGATTAGCACTTTTTTGTGGATTTAGCACAATGCTTGGAGCAATGCTCTTTAGTATATTAATGGCTCTTTTTCTTGCCTATGCGTTCTTATACCAAAGACAAAGACTTGATGCGTATGTGGGTGCAGGTTGGGCTCTTGGTATGGCAATAGGCGTCATTCTCATTGATTTAAGCCCGGGATATAATAATGACATTTCAAGCTATCTTTTTGGCTCACTCCTTGCCGTAAGTAAAGATGAAATGCTCGCTATGGCAATTTTTGATATAATTATCATCGCATTTGTAAGACTTTATTATTATGAAATCCTTAGCTTGTTTTATGATAGTGAATTTTGCACACTTAGGGATATGAATGTGCGCGTTTGGACAAGTATTATATTTGTGCTTATAGCTATGGGTGTTGTGATTTCAATGAGTGTTGCAGGATTAATTTTAGTATTGGCTATTCTTTCAATCCCCGCTTACATTGCTAATCTCTTTTCGCATTCGCTTAAAATGATGATGATAATCTCGTGGCTACTCTCACTTATTTTTATGTGGGCTGGATTTTTTATTGCTTATTGGTGTAATATAAGCATTGGAGCGTGTATAGTTGTGCTTCTCGCACTTGGTATGTTTGTTGCTATAATAACAAATAAATTTATGAGGAGGATTCTATGA
- a CDS encoding metal ABC transporter ATP-binding protein produces the protein MSPLLDIKELYFSYRRENVLENVSFSLQERDFWAIIGPNGGGKTTFIKLILGLLKPQSGEIKFARNMSIKHIGYVPQITHFNMDFPICVYDVIAMGLLKPRIWGFRPKKAQDIYDIMKKLNITHLAKKPLYALSGGERQKVLIARSLVDNPKLLILDEPTANVDVKAQKDIYQLLATLNESLSVLVVSHDISVMLGYAKEVLYINKYALIHQIPKLNFDLKEHICEVDILNSFAQAAQGESNG, from the coding sequence ATGTCGCCGCTTTTGGATATTAAAGAATTATATTTTTCTTATAGGCGAGAGAATGTGCTTGAAAATGTTTCCTTTAGTTTGCAAGAGAGAGATTTTTGGGCAATCATTGGTCCAAATGGTGGTGGTAAAACAACTTTTATAAAACTTATACTTGGGCTTTTAAAACCTCAAAGTGGAGAGATAAAATTTGCTCGCAATATGAGCATAAAGCATATTGGCTATGTGCCACAAATTACACATTTTAATATGGATTTCCCTATCTGTGTGTATGATGTTATTGCAATGGGTTTGCTTAAACCTAGAATCTGGGGCTTTAGACCAAAAAAAGCACAAGATATATACGATATAATGAAAAAACTCAATATCACTCACCTTGCAAAAAAACCTTTGTATGCCCTCTCTGGTGGTGAGCGACAAAAAGTTTTAATTGCACGCTCCCTTGTAGATAATCCAAAACTCCTTATTCTTGATGAACCAACCGCAAATGTTGATGTCAAAGCACAAAAAGATATTTATCAACTTCTTGCAACACTCAATGAAAGCCTAAGTGTCCTCGTAGTAAGCCACGATATTTCTGTTATGCTTGGCTATGCAAAAGAAGTGCTTTATATTAATAAATACGCGCTTATTCATCAGATTCCAAAACTCAATTTTGATTTAAAAGAACATATTTGCGAAGTAGATATTCTTAACTCTTTTGCTCAAGCTGCACAAGGAGAATCTAATGGCTGA
- a CDS encoding metal ABC transporter solute-binding protein, Zn/Mn family yields MKVIITLCLCIMSMFAKEISPIKVLVSVLPQKEMIERIGGEYVKVEVLVPAGKSPEIYEPSFAQMKHIQNTQIFFGVGMPFESTWLKRFKNTNPSLIYHSLIDEKPSQTSYPHAHNPHIWLSFQALQPQILRIGDILSKIDTTHSDMFQKNALKLVKELKNIQKHTHILFTSPKAQKNFITYHPTFAYWSTEFNVQELSLEHNGKELKGRELLALISQAKAHNLKAVFIQPQFAKSRVEMFAKELGLRIIELDPLREDWLLSLQESACQIAFSLSTQESKSCVQEYFKD; encoded by the coding sequence ATGAAAGTTATCATAACTCTATGCTTGTGTATTATGAGTATGTTTGCTAAAGAAATCTCGCCTATTAAAGTGCTTGTGAGTGTGCTACCACAAAAAGAAATGATTGAACGCATTGGGGGCGAATATGTTAAAGTAGAGGTGCTTGTGCCTGCGGGCAAATCACCTGAAATTTATGAACCAAGCTTTGCACAAATGAAACATATTCAAAATACTCAAATATTTTTTGGTGTTGGAATGCCTTTTGAATCTACTTGGCTTAAGCGATTTAAAAATACTAATCCTTCACTTATTTATCATAGCCTTATAGATGAAAAACCATCTCAGACTTCTTATCCCCACGCACATAATCCGCATATTTGGCTCTCATTTCAAGCTCTGCAGCCTCAAATTTTACGCATTGGCGATATTTTAAGTAAAATTGATACAACACATTCAGATATGTTTCAAAAAAATGCCTTAAAACTTGTTAAAGAACTTAAAAACATACAAAAACACACTCATATACTTTTCACTTCGCCCAAAGCTCAAAAAAATTTCATTACCTATCACCCTACATTTGCATACTGGAGCACAGAGTTTAACGTGCAAGAATTAAGCTTAGAGCATAATGGCAAAGAACTTAAGGGCAGAGAATTGCTTGCCCTCATCTCACAAGCTAAGGCGCACAATCTTAAAGCAGTTTTTATCCAACCTCAATTTGCCAAATCACGAGTAGAAATGTTTGCAAAAGAATTAGGTTTGCGTATTATTGAACTTGACCCTTTGCGTGAAGATTGGCTTTTATCACTTCAAGAATCTGCTTGTCAAATCGCATTTTCGCTCTCTACACAAGAGAGCAAATCCTGCGTGCAAGAATATTTCAAAGATTAA
- a CDS encoding NlpC/P60 family N-terminal domain-containing protein produces MKFCLTHIIFAILFALLLNACADKIIPSTEVKDLQALPQDAIFYIPTDTKIKSKRYSEETLALKKDYLQKYFSPWHQKPNPKKNEVFWILPSLQNIATGKGKTRSYGENLQEINPQEAKKLIDSMNLSSYPNHNQKAIITTTTAVRAVPTNKPLFNKPSGYPFDRWQNSLIFAGTPVLITHMSKDKSWVHIQSGFVYGWIESHHFATLTQEQVKEIQSYTRYVSPIVDEIPLFDSHKHFTSQARIGQIFPVYGTQLKEMIGIATYVRLNNGKAKREQSFISLDKTKPFPRKLDSQTIASTINAMIGQKYGWGGYLQNRDCSAFIRDIFAQYGLHLPRNSKAQVYYGKNQIDLSKLNRKDKEAFIIANATPYQSILWLQGHIMLYIGEYQGRAIVAHSVWSVTTGKKYENMLGGVVITSLYVGDEHNGVFAKSELLIDRIQAMSDLSQLAAQIKGHK; encoded by the coding sequence ATGAAATTCTGCCTTACGCATATCATATTTGCCATTCTTTTTGCTTTACTCTTAAATGCTTGTGCAGACAAAATTATCCCTAGCACTGAAGTCAAAGATCTGCAAGCACTTCCTCAAGATGCAATTTTTTATATTCCTACAGATACTAAGATAAAATCTAAGCGCTATTCTGAAGAAACTTTAGCACTCAAAAAAGACTATTTGCAAAAATATTTTTCTCCTTGGCATCAAAAACCAAATCCAAAAAAAAATGAAGTTTTTTGGATTCTCCCCTCACTTCAAAATATTGCCACAGGCAAAGGTAAAACAAGAAGCTATGGTGAAAATCTCCAGGAAATAAACCCACAAGAGGCAAAGAAGCTTATAGATTCTATGAATCTTAGCTCTTATCCAAACCACAATCAAAAAGCCATTATCACCACTACAACTGCAGTGCGCGCAGTGCCTACAAATAAACCCTTATTTAATAAACCGAGTGGTTATCCATTTGATAGATGGCAAAATTCCCTTATTTTCGCAGGCACACCTGTGCTTATCACACATATGAGCAAAGATAAATCTTGGGTGCATATTCAATCTGGCTTTGTCTATGGCTGGATAGAATCACATCATTTTGCCACACTCACGCAAGAGCAAGTAAAAGAAATACAAAGCTACACAAGGTATGTAAGTCCTATTGTTGATGAGATTCCTTTATTTGATTCTCATAAACACTTTACCTCACAAGCACGTATTGGACAGATTTTCCCTGTGTATGGGACACAACTTAAAGAAATGATAGGTATTGCAACCTATGTGCGTTTGAATAATGGCAAGGCTAAAAGAGAGCAAAGCTTTATCTCACTTGATAAAACTAAACCTTTCCCAAGAAAGCTAGATTCTCAAACTATCGCTTCAACAATTAATGCAATGATAGGACAAAAATACGGCTGGGGTGGATATTTGCAAAATCGCGATTGCTCTGCCTTTATCCGCGATATTTTTGCACAATATGGCTTACATCTTCCGCGAAATTCTAAGGCTCAAGTATATTATGGTAAAAATCAAATTGATTTAAGCAAACTTAATCGCAAGGATAAAGAAGCCTTTATTATAGCCAATGCTACGCCTTATCAAAGCATTCTTTGGCTACAAGGACATATTATGCTCTATATTGGAGAATATCAAGGTAGAGCCATTGTCGCACATAGTGTGTGGAGTGTAACCACAGGTAAAAAATATGAAAATATGCTCGGTGGTGTTGTTATCACTTCTTTGTATGTAGGAGATGAACACAATGGTGTATTTGCAAAATCTGAATTGCTTATTGATAGAATCCAAGCTATGTCTGACCTTTCGCAGCTTGCAGCACAAATCAAAGGGCATAAATGA
- a CDS encoding Spx/MgsR family RNA polymerase-binding regulatory protein, producing the protein MTISLYGIKTCGSVKKAITLLQKHSIPFIFIDLKTHTPSKEQLALWIEQKGIEIVLNTKGTTYKTLKKDGKITDTILNATLQMQINTLFDTPMLLKRPIITSDENLIIGYDESAILRLIHIFQQRKL; encoded by the coding sequence ATGACAATCTCACTCTATGGTATCAAAACTTGCGGTAGTGTCAAAAAAGCAATAACACTCTTACAAAAACATTCCATTCCTTTTATATTCATAGATTTGAAAACTCATACACCCTCTAAAGAACAACTCGCCTTATGGATTGAACAAAAAGGCATTGAAATTGTGCTCAATACTAAAGGCACAACCTATAAAACACTCAAAAAAGATGGAAAAATTACTGACACAATCTTAAATGCAACACTTCAAATGCAAATTAATACACTTTTTGATACACCTATGCTTCTTAAACGCCCCATTATCACAAGTGATGAAAATCTTATCATTGGCTATGATGAAAGCGCTATCTTAAGGCTTATTCATATTTTTCAGCAAAGGAAGCTGTAA
- a CDS encoding low molecular weight protein-tyrosine-phosphatase, whose product MKDSTIQSILFVCLGNICRSPLAQGIARHIAQQHNLNIEIDSAGTSGWHIDEQPCAGSRYIAKEHGFSIDDLRGRRVSAYADEKFDLIIALDRSNYADLLTLGFEKNKVKKLGEFGLKGADIPDPYTYKDMEGFERIYQMIHLCVHNLLSIHYPVIESPYTSSTKE is encoded by the coding sequence ATGAAAGATTCTACAATTCAGAGCATACTTTTTGTGTGTTTGGGCAATATTTGCCGTTCACCCTTAGCTCAAGGTATAGCGCGACACATAGCACAGCAACATAACCTTAATATAGAAATAGATTCTGCAGGGACAAGCGGGTGGCATATTGATGAGCAACCCTGTGCTGGCTCACGTTATATAGCTAAAGAACACGGATTTAGCATTGATGATTTACGAGGGAGACGAGTAAGTGCGTATGCTGATGAAAAATTTGATTTGATTATCGCCCTTGATAGAAGTAATTATGCCGATTTACTCACACTTGGATTCGAAAAAAATAAGGTTAAAAAACTTGGTGAGTTTGGATTAAAAGGAGCAGATATTCCTGACCCTTACACTTACAAAGATATGGAAGGTTTTGAGCGTATATATCAAATGATACATCTTTGCGTGCATAATCTACTTTCTATACACTATCCTGTGATAGAATCTCCCTATACTTCCTCCACAAAAGAATAG
- the mqnF gene encoding aminofutalosine deaminase family hydrolase — MLHIWGAQEAFICDENFSILHNGAIAFEENKDKILAVGDYEALCSQFPNAKTHFFPQGILLPSLINAHIHFEFGSHLAQFCYGDFGAWLDSLMTSRDEVLNSGNSSETIILQDINDQINAGVGSVGAISSYGNDMTALASSPLRVVYFNEAIGSNPSAIDFLYAHILERLERAKSLHSPTFIPAIALHSPYSLHPIMAQKLIDIATKDKLPLSAHFLESAHEREWLTQNSGYFKTFFQRFFKIENPQSFYSPQSFLDMLSPLRDTPLSLTHCLYIKEEEAKMIESLQASIITCPRSNRLLNNAFFTRSLLRNKKIPLALGTDGKSSNNNVNLLDELRTSLYAYPQEDILALAKSLILSATLYGAKTLGLNNGTLSEGKNVDFAIFEFSQPLFQTHQSHPNQSPLHFILHATKPTHLFINAKAVL; from the coding sequence ATGTTACATATTTGGGGAGCGCAAGAAGCGTTTATTTGTGATGAGAATTTTTCTATTTTACATAATGGTGCTATTGCTTTTGAAGAAAATAAAGATAAAATCTTAGCTGTGGGGGATTACGAAGCACTATGCTCACAATTTCCTAATGCAAAAACTCATTTTTTTCCTCAAGGTATCTTACTCCCCTCTCTGATTAATGCACATATACATTTTGAATTTGGCTCGCATTTGGCACAATTTTGTTATGGAGATTTTGGAGCGTGGCTTGATAGTTTGATGACATCGCGCGATGAAGTCCTCAATAGTGGCAATTCTTCTGAAACTATCATTTTACAAGACATTAATGATCAAATAAATGCAGGTGTAGGAAGTGTAGGTGCAATAAGTAGTTATGGTAATGATATGACTGCACTTGCTTCAAGCCCCTTACGTGTAGTATATTTTAATGAAGCCATAGGAAGTAATCCAAGTGCTATTGATTTTCTCTATGCTCACATATTAGAGCGTCTTGAACGTGCAAAATCTCTCCATAGCCCTACTTTCATACCAGCAATAGCCTTGCATTCACCCTATTCACTCCACCCTATAATGGCACAAAAACTCATAGACATAGCCACCAAAGATAAACTGCCCCTTTCAGCACATTTTTTAGAATCCGCACACGAGCGAGAATGGCTTACCCAAAATAGCGGATATTTTAAAACATTTTTTCAAAGATTCTTTAAAATTGAGAATCCTCAAAGCTTTTACTCACCCCAAAGTTTTTTAGATATGCTCTCCCCCCTTAGAGACACTCCACTCTCACTTACACACTGCCTCTATATAAAGGAAGAAGAGGCAAAAATGATAGAATCTCTGCAAGCTTCTATCATTACCTGCCCTCGTAGTAATCGCCTTTTAAACAATGCTTTCTTCACACGCTCCCTTCTACGAAATAAAAAAATCCCTCTTGCACTTGGCACAGATGGCAAAAGCTCGAATAATAATGTCAATCTCCTTGATGAATTACGCACAAGTCTTTATGCATATCCGCAAGAGGATATACTTGCCCTTGCAAAATCATTGATTTTAAGTGCCACACTCTATGGAGCAAAGACTTTGGGGCTAAATAATGGCACATTAAGCGAGGGTAAAAATGTAGATTTTGCCATTTTTGAATTTAGCCAACCTTTATTTCAAACTCATCAATCTCACCCCAATCAATCGCCCCTACATTTTATTCTCCACGCTACAAAACCTACTCATCTTTTTATCAATGCAAAGGCAGTATTATGA
- the mscS gene encoding small-conductance mechanosensitive channel MscS codes for MQELKNYFIGYLPQIEQLSIGFLKAALILIIGYYLSRFVANKIRKAIAKQDEILARFIGQVIFVLLLVVMIIAALGTIGVQTNSIIAVLGTAGVAIALGLKDSLSSVASGIVLIILRPFKRGDLIEVSGLVGNVEAINLFTTNLRLNDGKFAIIPNSNMATANIINTTYNDQRRIELIIGVGYESDIESVKNIIIEVLQSTPEVDLEQQYFIGLTELASSSLNFTLRFWVKLEYGVLNTQSKVLESIKTNLDKHGIEIPYNKLDINIAQSPKAN; via the coding sequence ATGCAAGAACTTAAAAATTATTTTATAGGCTATCTACCTCAAATTGAACAACTTAGTATCGGATTCTTAAAAGCTGCGCTTATCCTCATTATTGGTTATTATCTCTCGCGTTTTGTAGCAAACAAAATCCGTAAAGCTATTGCAAAACAAGATGAAATACTTGCGCGATTCATTGGGCAAGTGATTTTTGTCCTTTTACTTGTTGTGATGATTATCGCAGCACTTGGCACTATCGGTGTGCAAACAAACTCTATCATCGCTGTGCTAGGAACTGCAGGTGTGGCTATTGCACTCGGGCTCAAAGATTCTCTTTCATCAGTTGCAAGCGGCATAGTGCTTATCATTCTTCGCCCATTTAAACGAGGAGATTTAATTGAAGTAAGTGGCTTGGTTGGCAATGTAGAAGCTATCAATCTTTTTACTACTAATCTCCGCTTAAATGATGGAAAATTTGCAATTATCCCTAATAGTAATATGGCAACTGCGAATATTATTAATACTACCTATAATGACCAACGCCGCATTGAACTCATTATAGGAGTAGGATATGAGAGTGATATAGAATCTGTAAAAAATATTATTATTGAAGTATTACAATCCACTCCTGAAGTTGATTTAGAACAACAATATTTTATTGGATTAACTGAACTTGCTTCAAGCTCTCTTAATTTCACACTTCGTTTTTGGGTAAAACTTGAATATGGTGTGCTCAATACGCAAAGTAAAGTTTTAGAATCTATCAAAACAAACCTTGATAAACACGGCATTGAGATTCCCTATAACAAACTTGATATAAATATTGCACAATCTCCTAAGGCTAATTAA
- a CDS encoding metal-dependent hydrolase: MLFQNATLCDYQGIKKADLRAQNGLITDIGSLQPLKDEDIYDAKDRILFPAMIDLNVAPKSLSLSRKNLLSLAQKALKGGAGSILLYPHTTPSCSENGSIELIKSLNKESPIHLIPAISPLDSQGKLSDISTLHTNGAKAIFAPSDIDAHSLMSIAQYAQMLDIPLMCFCQDSSVADGVMNEGILSASLGLPSIPAYSQTKEVAKIAEMFKNMPIKLIFDTLVYPRSFEILQSFRAIHNKTSQKNKDSMQFGETPQFFTQTSIHHLILDESLCDNYNTAAKLNPPLVEKNAQSKLIEMLQNGYIDTLTSLQCADFNSKKDQVFELASFGVDALEIYFPLLYTYLHKAYNIPLPLISQFTSYTPAQILNLNKGALQEGKIAQLFVFNPHTRFKVNDMFSPYHQHNLYGNIEAFLSNEILYTPHTKEL, from the coding sequence ATGCTTTTTCAAAATGCAACACTTTGTGATTATCAAGGCATAAAAAAAGCCGATTTGCGGGCGCAAAATGGTCTTATTACAGACATTGGCTCACTTCAACCCCTAAAAGATGAGGATATATATGATGCTAAAGATAGAATCTTATTTCCTGCAATGATTGACCTTAATGTTGCACCAAAAAGTCTTTCTCTCTCACGCAAAAATCTCCTCTCACTCGCACAAAAAGCACTTAAGGGAGGTGCGGGAAGTATTTTACTTTATCCGCATACCACTCCCTCTTGTAGCGAAAATGGCTCTATTGAGCTTATTAAAAGCCTTAATAAAGAATCTCCCATTCATCTTATTCCTGCGATTAGCCCACTTGATTCTCAAGGCAAACTAAGCGATATTAGCACATTGCATACAAATGGTGCAAAGGCTATTTTTGCACCAAGTGATATTGATGCGCATAGCCTGATGAGCATTGCTCAATATGCTCAAATGCTTGATATTCCGCTTATGTGTTTTTGTCAAGACTCATCTGTAGCCGATGGAGTGATGAATGAAGGAATTTTGAGTGCTTCGCTTGGACTTCCTTCTATACCTGCATACAGCCAAACTAAAGAGGTTGCTAAAATTGCCGAAATGTTTAAAAATATGCCAATTAAACTTATTTTTGATACTTTGGTTTATCCACGTAGTTTTGAAATACTCCAATCTTTTAGAGCTATTCACAACAAAACTTCACAAAAAAATAAAGATTCTATGCAATTTGGCGAGACTCCACAATTTTTCACACAAACTTCTATTCATCATCTTATTTTAGATGAAAGTTTATGCGATAATTACAATACTGCAGCCAAGCTCAACCCACCACTTGTAGAAAAAAATGCTCAAAGCAAACTCATTGAGATGCTACAAAATGGATATATTGATACGCTTACAAGCCTTCAATGTGCAGATTTTAATTCTAAAAAAGACCAAGTTTTTGAGCTAGCAAGTTTTGGAGTAGATGCACTTGAGATATATTTTCCTTTGCTCTATACTTATTTGCATAAAGCTTATAATATTCCGCTTCCGCTTATTTCACAATTTACAAGCTATACGCCTGCACAGATTCTTAATCTTAATAAAGGCGCATTACAAGAGGGCAAAATTGCCCAATTATTTGTATTTAATCCTCATACACGCTTTAAGGTAAATGATATGTTTTCACCTTATCATCAACACAATCTTTATGGTAACATTGAAGCGTTTTTGAGCAATGAAATACTCTATACACCCCACACAAAGGAACTATAA
- a CDS encoding cytochrome c biogenesis CcdA family protein has translation MNFDNTLTTLYDTMPFGASFLAGILTFLSPCILPLVPPYISYISGISINDLHARNTAHKSRIIFTSLLFIAGFSFVFITLGLFASSALGTLLSSSWIRYIAGGIIIAFGIHFLFPLKLSFLYKTFQYNLNFARFGFLSPFILGIGFSIGWSPCVGPILTSILTLSLFNPSHALWLMLAYSAGLGLAFLLVAIFIDIGLNFLKKLNRFLRFVEIISGLLLILIGVFIITQKMDFLFFTTLDSWNKEV, from the coding sequence GTGAATTTTGACAATACCCTTACAACACTCTACGACACTATGCCTTTTGGAGCAAGTTTTCTCGCTGGAATCTTAACATTTTTAAGTCCTTGCATTTTACCTCTTGTCCCTCCTTATATTTCTTATATTTCTGGCATCAGCATTAATGATTTACACGCGCGCAATACCGCACATAAATCTCGTATTATTTTTACCTCATTGCTTTTTATTGCTGGTTTCTCTTTTGTATTTATTACACTTGGACTTTTTGCTTCATCTGCGCTTGGAACACTCTTGAGTTCATCTTGGATACGCTACATTGCAGGAGGTATTATCATTGCCTTTGGAATACATTTTTTATTTCCATTGAAATTGAGTTTTCTATATAAAACCTTTCAATACAATTTAAACTTTGCGCGTTTTGGTTTTCTTTCTCCATTTATACTTGGGATTGGTTTTAGTATTGGTTGGAGTCCTTGTGTAGGTCCCATTCTTACCTCAATTCTCACTCTTTCACTTTTCAATCCATCTCACGCACTTTGGCTTATGTTAGCTTATTCTGCAGGATTAGGCTTAGCATTTTTACTTGTAGCAATTTTTATTGATATAGGATTAAACTTTTTAAAAAAGCTTAATCGCTTTTTAAGATTTGTTGAAATTATTTCAGGATTACTGCTTATACTTATTGGTGTGTTTATCATTACACAAAAAATGGATTTTTTATTTTTTACTACTTTAGATTCTTGGAACAAGGAGGTTTAA
- a CDS encoding DEAD/DEAH box helicase — MDNASLIQQSEESPSVTIKQGLKSKHKQDTQGFDVFGLKDFVLKGIREAGFSTPSPVQSQSIPIILQGKDLIAQAQTGTGKTAAFAIPILNTLNRNKDIEALIITPTRELAMQISEEILKLGRFGRIKTICMYGGQSIKRQCDLLEKKPKAMIATPGRLLDHLQNGRIAHFSPQIVVLDESDEMLDMGFLDDIEEIFKFLPNTRQTLLFSATMPEPIKALAMKILNEPAFVKITPTDVTNQDIEQQYYIINEGERDEAIVRLIETQNPTKSIIFTRMKKEADALAIRLANRGFKAIALHGDMEQRDRREAIKAFRENKIEILVATDVASRGLDISDVSHVFNYHIPLNPESYVHRIGRTGRAGKKGVAVTLATPLEYKDLSKIKQITKAKLKLCEIKQEYSDDAFSQELSHTKISDKSVAIYEKLKDKIDTTQLCLKLISLHLEKNSSLKIGLSKEQIAKLEENYESEQPKKSNKKFVGNTRSATKGNLRGGKGSKNNKRYDNIDRSQPYTNSIWG; from the coding sequence ATGGATAATGCTTCTCTCATACAACAATCAGAAGAGTCTCCGAGTGTGACAATAAAACAAGGATTGAAATCAAAACATAAACAAGATACGCAAGGTTTTGATGTATTTGGACTTAAAGATTTTGTATTAAAGGGCATTAGAGAAGCAGGCTTTAGCACACCTAGTCCAGTGCAATCTCAAAGTATACCAATTATTTTACAGGGCAAAGACCTTATTGCGCAGGCTCAGACAGGCACAGGAAAGACTGCTGCATTTGCTATACCTATTCTTAACACCCTTAATCGCAATAAAGATATTGAAGCGCTTATTATCACTCCTACACGGGAGCTTGCTATGCAAATTAGTGAGGAGATTCTAAAATTAGGGCGGTTTGGACGAATTAAAACAATTTGTATGTATGGAGGACAGAGCATTAAACGACAATGTGATTTGCTTGAGAAAAAACCTAAAGCAATGATAGCTACACCCGGAAGGTTACTTGACCATTTACAAAATGGTAGAATTGCACATTTTTCGCCTCAAATTGTTGTGCTTGATGAGAGTGATGAAATGCTTGATATGGGCTTTTTAGATGATATTGAAGAGATTTTTAAATTTTTGCCCAATACGCGCCAGACATTACTTTTTTCAGCTACGATGCCAGAACCAATTAAAGCTTTAGCAATGAAAATACTTAATGAACCTGCTTTTGTAAAAATTACCCCCACAGATGTTACAAATCAAGATATTGAACAGCAATATTATATTATCAATGAAGGTGAGCGCGATGAAGCGATTGTGCGCTTAATTGAGACACAAAATCCTACAAAAAGCATTATTTTTACGCGTATGAAAAAAGAAGCTGATGCTTTAGCTATAAGACTTGCAAATCGTGGATTTAAAGCTATAGCATTACACGGAGATATGGAACAGAGGGATAGAAGAGAGGCGATTAAGGCATTTAGGGAAAATAAAATTGAAATTCTTGTTGCTACTGATGTTGCATCTCGCGGATTAGATATAAGTGATGTAAGCCACGTATTTAATTATCATATACCACTCAATCCTGAGAGTTATGTGCATCGTATAGGGCGCACAGGACGTGCAGGAAAAAAAGGTGTTGCAGTTACACTTGCTACACCACTTGAGTATAAAGATTTAAGTAAGATTAAACAAATTACCAAAGCCAAACTTAAACTCTGCGAGATAAAGCAAGAATATAGTGATGACGCATTTTCACAGGAACTTTCGCATACAAAGATTAGTGATAAATCGGTGGCCATTTATGAAAAACTCAAAGACAAAATAGATACTACACAGCTTTGTCTTAAGCTTATTTCATTACATTTAGAAAAAAATAGCAGTCTTAAAATTGGTTTAAGCAAGGAACAAATAGCCAAACTTGAAGAAAACTATGAAAGTGAACAACCTAAAAAATCTAATAAAAAATTTGTAGGAAATACACGTAGTGCTACTAAAGGTAATCTACGTGGTGGTAAAGGGAGTAAAAATAATAAGCGATATGATAATATTGATAGAAGTCAGCCTTACACAAATAGCATTTGGGGGTAA